A stretch of Paenibacillus sp. URB8-2 DNA encodes these proteins:
- a CDS encoding LamG-like jellyroll fold domain-containing protein, producing the protein MKKRNRKFMSSLLALTLLLPAPMISASGRTGSPAVTLKQAPQTRMPDYTAHWAKRDFQTWVDKGLISGYGDGTYKPEQKITRAEWMSLINRAFNLQREADAEFKDVSADDAYYHDIRKAVAAGYISGYDDRTLRPGQTVSRQEAAVMLFRLFGLESGASGEMPKDIADVPAWCRDAVLALLSEKYLSGYGDGSFKGNRQITRAEALRMIDGLAGEIIGQSGTLAGINTRNAVVSAAGVTLKDSVITGNLYLTEGIVDGNVLLENVKVGGKIFVNGGGEHSIVLNDSSTAGMIIGKADGKLRIAAAGTTSLGNVRVRSGVKLEEAEGLTGEGFTQVIVEGSLPQSSVVQLAGSFGSLQMNALGEPLLHLSSGSIANMTLGAKATLRVDAGAEIDNLTVGFNGKISIQGSGKVTFDDKYKPLVQFENAAATPAASPNPVSGSAGTASSTPTGEATASPMASPAQAPTPTPAETPTATSAETPTATPDAAPETDAPEFTNVSVHDPSIVKDKGTYYVFGSHIEAAKSTDLINWTRFTNGYTTPGNVLFDDFPETLAGSFAWAGKNDADSLGGYSVWAPDVFWNKDYVNADGTKGAYMMYYCTSSTYIRSAIGFAVSQNIEGPYSYGDTIVYSGFTLNSGMDANSTVDKKWTNTNIPALIENGTFSGMNSGWFNKDGSYLNKTYPNAIDPAIFYDKEGKLWMAYGSWSGGIYILEIDPATGTPKYPGTDRTTSDGRLVDRYFGTKISGGYGKSGEGPYIVYDAKTGYYYLNVSYGWLGADGGYDIRLFRSGSPDGPYVDALGQNAVLAGNNDHSPIGIKMFGNFLFSNLNAEADFPIYGYVSSGHNSVYYDNETGKMFNVFHTRFPFRGEAHELRVHQMFMNEDGWPVVAPHRYADESIAKVSREAIIGSYQFVNHAKDISGDIKSTVSVNLQQDGTITGSVTGTWELSGDYYAHLLIDETIDVGSVQTLYKGVFVKQWDSTRKSFVMAFSALSEQGDVVWGSRIETLGEEEIALNIANTITLGDTSRVYRNLSLPTSGIRDAIITWTSSEQAVVSATGIVIRPKAGSGDAAVELTATVKLGAAEATRKFNVVVLQNSGNPLEDGLKAAYDFESNLSEQSERTAAGTVTGSLINTTNGSISYAEGVSGKSAVFDGESGVRLPDGLIEGSAYTVSLWLNPDRLSPHTTAFFGAKTNTNWISLIPYGTSSLAKSMLWFGSEAWLNADTGMQIPPGVWSNLTFTYDAGTVTLYVNGVQKFTGTGFTNVFTDANGVFGLGVNYWDTPFKGKMDSLRVYERALTAEEVGWLVNGLPDSSVKLSSINLGVAEKKLAVGISYSPSAAVLPSNAGNTELVWSSSDSAVASVDEATGKATGISTGTAKITATAADGGGATASYIVTVDSGEIAYYSFDGNLKDSLLQAGDGKPVGSSLNGTTVGSITYSDGIKGQAAVFNGSSGIRLPDGLIEGNTYSVSMWLNPSALTQYTTAFFGAQTSSSWISMVPLGNANKTKLWSGSSWYDAETGVTVPINQWSHVVFTVDNGSVKVYINGAEKFSGSGFPDVFKDETAAFGLGVNYWDTPYSGKIDELKIYKKALSAQEVRIEFNAGQADLK; encoded by the coding sequence GTGAAGAAAAGAAATAGAAAGTTTATGTCTTCGCTTCTTGCCCTGACGCTGCTGCTGCCTGCGCCAATGATATCGGCTTCGGGAAGAACGGGGAGTCCGGCGGTCACGCTCAAACAAGCCCCACAGACAAGGATGCCGGATTATACGGCGCATTGGGCGAAGCGGGATTTTCAGACTTGGGTAGATAAAGGGTTGATCTCCGGGTACGGAGACGGAACATACAAGCCCGAACAAAAGATAACGAGGGCTGAATGGATGTCCCTGATTAACCGAGCGTTTAACCTGCAACGCGAAGCGGATGCGGAATTCAAGGACGTGTCTGCGGATGACGCTTATTATCACGATATTAGGAAGGCGGTTGCAGCCGGCTATATCTCAGGTTACGACGACCGCACTTTGCGTCCGGGACAGACGGTAAGCCGTCAGGAAGCGGCGGTCATGCTGTTCCGTTTATTCGGGCTTGAATCCGGGGCTTCGGGCGAGATGCCGAAAGATATTGCGGATGTTCCCGCCTGGTGCCGGGATGCCGTGCTTGCTTTGTTAAGCGAAAAGTATTTAAGCGGATATGGGGATGGCAGCTTCAAGGGTAATCGGCAGATTACGAGAGCGGAGGCGCTGCGGATGATCGACGGCCTTGCCGGAGAAATTATCGGCCAAAGCGGAACCCTTGCGGGAATCAATACCCGGAATGCGGTTGTGAGTGCGGCCGGCGTGACTCTTAAGGATAGTGTCATTACAGGAAATCTGTACCTGACCGAAGGCATCGTTGACGGCAATGTTTTGCTGGAGAACGTGAAGGTCGGAGGCAAAATATTCGTAAACGGCGGAGGCGAGCACAGCATTGTGCTGAATGATTCGTCCACCGCCGGGATGATCATCGGCAAAGCGGATGGAAAGCTGCGCATCGCAGCCGCCGGAACGACGTCACTTGGAAATGTGCGCGTCCGCTCGGGAGTCAAGCTGGAAGAAGCCGAAGGGTTGACTGGTGAGGGCTTTACCCAAGTCATCGTGGAGGGAAGTCTCCCTCAAAGCTCGGTCGTTCAGCTCGCGGGCAGCTTTGGTTCGCTTCAGATGAACGCGCTGGGTGAACCGCTATTGCATCTATCAAGCGGCAGCATCGCCAATATGACGCTAGGCGCCAAAGCGACGCTGCGCGTTGATGCGGGCGCGGAAATCGACAATCTGACAGTGGGCTTCAATGGGAAGATCAGTATTCAAGGAAGTGGAAAAGTGACCTTTGACGATAAATACAAACCCTTGGTTCAGTTTGAAAATGCGGCGGCAACCCCTGCAGCCTCGCCGAATCCCGTTTCCGGTTCAGCGGGAACGGCCAGCTCGACGCCTACGGGGGAGGCAACGGCAAGCCCGATGGCAAGCCCGGCTCAAGCTCCGACGCCAACCCCGGCGGAAACTCCCACGGCAACCTCGGCGGAAACTCCCACGGCAACTCCTGATGCCGCACCGGAGACCGATGCGCCGGAGTTCACGAATGTTTCAGTGCATGATCCGTCGATTGTGAAGGATAAAGGCACCTATTATGTGTTCGGCTCCCATATCGAGGCGGCGAAATCGACGGACCTGATAAATTGGACCCGTTTCACGAACGGCTACACGACTCCGGGCAATGTGCTGTTTGACGATTTTCCGGAAACATTGGCAGGTTCCTTTGCTTGGGCAGGGAAGAACGACGCCGACAGCCTGGGCGGTTATTCCGTATGGGCCCCTGACGTCTTCTGGAATAAGGACTATGTGAATGCGGATGGAACGAAGGGAGCTTACATGATGTACTACTGTACCTCTTCCACTTACATCCGTTCCGCAATCGGATTCGCCGTCTCGCAGAATATCGAGGGGCCCTATTCCTATGGCGATACGATCGTCTATTCCGGCTTCACTCTGAACAGCGGCATGGATGCGAACAGCACGGTCGACAAGAAATGGACGAATACGAACATTCCGGCGCTGATTGAAAATGGCACATTTAGCGGCATGAACTCCGGCTGGTTCAACAAGGACGGGTCTTATTTGAACAAGACTTATCCAAATGCAATTGATCCGGCCATATTCTACGACAAGGAAGGCAAGCTGTGGATGGCCTATGGTTCATGGTCCGGCGGCATTTATATTCTGGAAATCGACCCGGCTACGGGTACGCCGAAGTATCCCGGCACAGACAGAACGACTTCCGACGGCCGGCTAGTTGACCGTTATTTTGGAACAAAAATTTCCGGCGGCTACGGCAAGTCGGGCGAAGGCCCGTATATCGTCTACGACGCGAAGACCGGCTACTATTATTTGAATGTTTCCTACGGCTGGCTCGGAGCGGATGGAGGATACGACATCCGATTGTTCCGTTCAGGCAGTCCGGATGGCCCCTATGTGGACGCACTGGGACAAAATGCGGTGTTGGCCGGCAATAACGATCATTCACCGATCGGAATTAAGATGTTCGGCAATTTTCTCTTCAGCAATCTGAATGCGGAAGCCGACTTTCCAATTTACGGATACGTATCGTCCGGGCACAACTCGGTATATTACGATAACGAGACCGGCAAAATGTTCAACGTATTTCATACGCGCTTCCCGTTCCGGGGAGAAGCCCATGAGCTTCGCGTGCATCAAATGTTCATGAACGAAGACGGCTGGCCGGTGGTTGCTCCGCACCGCTATGCCGATGAAAGCATCGCCAAGGTATCCAGGGAAGCTATCATTGGATCTTACCAGTTCGTCAATCATGCCAAGGATATTTCAGGGGATATCAAATCCACGGTGTCTGTAAATCTGCAGCAGGACGGGACAATTACAGGCTCTGTCACCGGAACATGGGAACTGTCCGGCGATTATTATGCGCATCTCCTCATTGATGAGACGATTGACGTCGGCAGCGTACAGACGCTGTATAAGGGCGTTTTCGTCAAGCAGTGGGATTCCACCAGAAAGTCCTTCGTGATGGCGTTCAGCGCCCTGTCCGAACAGGGGGATGTCGTGTGGGGCAGCCGGATCGAGACGCTGGGCGAAGAAGAGATCGCTCTCAATATCGCGAACACAATAACGCTCGGCGATACGAGCAGGGTATACAGGAACCTCAGTCTTCCCACTTCGGGAATACGGGACGCGATTATCACCTGGACTTCCTCCGAACAAGCGGTTGTATCCGCAACAGGGATCGTAATCCGTCCCAAAGCGGGCAGCGGCGATGCCGCCGTTGAACTGACCGCGACTGTGAAGCTGGGCGCCGCGGAGGCGACGAGGAAGTTCAACGTTGTCGTACTGCAAAATAGCGGGAATCCGCTGGAAGACGGACTGAAGGCGGCATACGATTTCGAGAGTAACCTGAGTGAGCAGTCGGAGCGGACCGCCGCCGGAACCGTCACCGGCAGCCTAATTAACACTACGAACGGCAGTATTTCCTATGCCGAGGGCGTAAGCGGCAAATCGGCGGTGTTTGACGGTGAATCCGGCGTTCGTCTTCCGGACGGATTGATTGAAGGCAGCGCCTATACAGTCAGTTTGTGGCTGAACCCGGATCGGCTGAGCCCGCATACGACCGCCTTTTTCGGAGCCAAAACCAATACCAACTGGATCAGCCTGATACCGTACGGAACAAGCTCGCTCGCCAAATCGATGCTCTGGTTTGGCAGCGAAGCATGGCTTAACGCGGACACCGGCATGCAGATCCCGCCTGGCGTTTGGAGCAACTTGACCTTTACGTACGATGCAGGTACGGTGACGCTTTATGTGAACGGCGTTCAGAAATTCACTGGCACCGGCTTTACGAATGTGTTCACCGACGCCAACGGCGTGTTCGGATTGGGGGTTAACTACTGGGATACGCCTTTCAAAGGAAAAATGGACTCTCTGCGGGTCTACGAACGCGCATTGACTGCAGAAGAAGTGGGCTGGCTCGTTAACGGTCTGCCCGATTCAAGCGTAAAGCTAAGCAGCATTAATCTCGGCGTCGCCGAGAAGAAGCTCGCGGTCGGCATCAGCTATTCTCCATCGGCGGCGGTGCTGCCTTCCAATGCCGGGAATACAGAATTGGTGTGGAGTTCCAGTGATTCCGCTGTTGCCTCCGTGGACGAAGCGACGGGCAAAGCGACCGGAATCTCGACGGGTACGGCGAAAATTACGGCAACGGCAGCCGACGGGGGCGGTGCGACGGCAAGCTATATTGTTACCGTTGACAGCGGCGAAATCGCATACTATTCGTTCGACGGAAATTTGAAGGATTCCCTGCTGCAAGCCGGAGACGGGAAGCCGGTCGGCAGCAGCCTGAACGGCACGACAGTAGGAAGCATTACTTACAGTGACGGCATTAAAGGCCAGGCGGCAGTATTCAATGGAAGCTCCGGCATCCGGCTGCCGGACGGCCTGATTGAAGGCAATACCTACTCCGTTTCCATGTGGCTGAATCCATCCGCGCTGACGCAGTATACCACCGCCTTCTTTGGGGCTCAAACATCAAGCAGTTGGATCAGTATGGTGCCGCTCGGCAACGCGAACAAAACCAAGCTGTGGTCCGGCAGCAGTTGGTATGATGCCGAAACGGGGGTAACCGTTCCGATCAACCAGTGGTCCCATGTCGTCTTCACCGTCGATAACGGCAGCGTGAAGGTGTATATCAACGGTGCGGAGAAGTTCTCGGGCAGCGGCTTCCCCGATGTGTTCAAGGACGAAACTGCGGCGTTCGGGCTTGGCGTTAATTACTGGGATACCCCATACAGCGGTAAAATCGATGAACTGAAAATATACAAGAAGGCTCTTTCCGCACAGGAAGTTAGGATCGAATTCAATGCCGGTCAGGCGGATTTAAAATAA
- a CDS encoding DinB family protein, whose protein sequence is MIELVKDALDYMNNQLESIEKSLLLLSDEQIWTKIKPGMNSIGNYCLHLAGNEYQNFGTAVGGRPLIRERSNEFSAEGGFSRDELVEKLKEVRSQSEAILSSLSEADLNSEVTVPYDVGDWNRMKRGQASEEDAKEVKSIRTLLVRIPAHYGYHTGQIVLLAKILSGTEQHISGNYH, encoded by the coding sequence ATGATAGAACTGGTCAAAGACGCTCTGGATTACATGAACAATCAACTGGAGAGTATCGAAAAAAGCCTGCTGCTCCTGTCGGATGAGCAAATTTGGACAAAAATTAAGCCCGGTATGAACAGCATCGGCAACTACTGCCTGCATCTTGCGGGCAACGAATATCAGAATTTCGGAACGGCAGTTGGCGGCAGGCCACTGATTCGGGAGCGCTCCAACGAATTTTCCGCGGAGGGCGGTTTTTCCCGGGATGAGCTTGTCGAGAAGCTGAAAGAAGTGAGAAGCCAATCGGAAGCGATTCTCTCTTCTTTGTCGGAAGCGGATTTGAACAGTGAGGTTACCGTTCCTTATGATGTTGGAGACTGGAACCGGATGAAACGCGGGCAGGCTTCCGAAGAAGACGCTAAGGAGGTAAAAAGCATTCGCACTCTGCTCGTGAGGATACCGGCGCATTATGGCTATCATACCGGACAAATCGTTCTGTTGGCCAAAATTTTATCCGGAACGGAGCAGCATATATCGGGAAACTATCATTGA
- a CDS encoding aldo/keto reductase — MNNFVNEASKAEIKKANTRSRIALPDGAAVPRIGQGTWNIGEDASRREEEVEALRLGVELGMNLIDTAEMYGEGRSETVVGEAMQGIRDKVFLVSKVYPHNAGLKRIAKSCEDSLKRLRTDCLDLYLLHWRGSVPLEETVEGMERLVEQGKISRWGVSNFDTDDMEELFRLARGTHCATNQVLYHLGSRGIEFELLPWQRERQMPIMAYSPLAQAGSLRKGLVQNEAVREIAVAHGASPLQILLAWCIREGDEIAIPKASSREHVLQNAAAALISLSAEELWLLDKAFPAPERKMQLDMI; from the coding sequence ATGAACAACTTCGTCAATGAAGCGAGCAAAGCCGAAATCAAAAAGGCCAATACCCGCAGCCGGATTGCGCTGCCGGATGGAGCCGCCGTGCCCCGAATTGGTCAGGGAACCTGGAATATCGGCGAAGATGCTTCCCGCCGAGAAGAAGAGGTAGAGGCGCTCAGGTTGGGCGTTGAACTCGGGATGAATCTGATCGACACTGCGGAGATGTATGGGGAAGGGCGCTCCGAAACGGTTGTGGGTGAAGCGATGCAGGGGATACGGGACAAGGTTTTTCTTGTATCCAAGGTATACCCGCATAACGCTGGGCTAAAGCGGATCGCCAAAAGCTGCGAGGATAGCCTCAAGCGTCTGAGGACCGATTGTCTGGATTTGTATCTGCTGCATTGGCGAGGCAGCGTTCCGCTGGAAGAAACGGTCGAGGGCATGGAGCGGCTGGTGGAGCAGGGCAAAATTTCCAGATGGGGCGTATCCAATTTCGATACGGACGATATGGAAGAATTGTTCCGGCTTGCCCGGGGAACGCACTGTGCAACGAATCAGGTGCTGTACCATTTGGGATCACGCGGAATTGAGTTCGAACTGCTCCCCTGGCAGCGTGAACGACAAATGCCGATCATGGCCTATTCGCCACTCGCGCAGGCGGGATCGCTGCGGAAGGGCCTCGTCCAGAATGAAGCGGTCAGAGAAATTGCCGTGGCACACGGCGCTTCTCCCCTGCAGATTCTCCTTGCCTGGTGCATCCGGGAAGGGGACGAGATTGCGATTCCGAAAGCTTCATCCCGGGAACATGTGCTTCAGAACGCAGCGGCGGCATTAATCAGCCTAAGCGCTGAGGAGTTGTGGCTGCTTGATAAGGCGTTTCCCGCACCGGAACGAAAAATGCAGCTGGATATGATTTGA
- a CDS encoding 2-hydroxyacid dehydrogenase has protein sequence MKPKVLVYSKLPEEVLEYVQEHCETSSFNAPDNTDGSPFTEALKEAEGLLGAGLKVDAAFLDRAPHLKIVSNISVGYDNLNIPEISQRGIMATNTPGVLNDTVADTIFGLLVATARRMPVLDRYVRNGQWKDSREDALFGIDVHHKTLGIIGLGGIGEKIVQRARFGFDMDIIYHNRSRNPKLEEQYGAVYRTLDELLAEADFVCLMTPLTPETRGMIGEREFKLMKKTAVFVNGSRGATVDEEALIEALRSGTIWAAGLDVYVQEPLPDNHPLMSLDNAVLLPHIGSATHETRLEMAWTAARNLVAGLEGKTPPNLIQA, from the coding sequence ATGAAACCAAAAGTGCTTGTATACAGCAAACTACCCGAAGAAGTATTGGAATACGTACAGGAGCACTGCGAAACGTCCAGTTTCAATGCCCCGGACAACACGGACGGCTCCCCTTTTACGGAAGCGCTGAAGGAAGCGGAGGGACTGCTCGGGGCGGGACTGAAGGTCGATGCGGCATTTCTGGACCGCGCGCCCCATCTGAAAATCGTGAGCAATATTTCCGTCGGATATGATAATTTGAATATTCCCGAAATCAGCCAACGCGGAATAATGGCGACCAATACACCGGGAGTTCTGAACGATACGGTGGCCGATACCATTTTCGGTCTGCTGGTGGCTACGGCGCGCCGGATGCCGGTTCTGGACCGGTATGTCCGAAACGGACAGTGGAAAGATTCGAGAGAGGATGCCTTATTCGGCATCGATGTTCATCATAAGACGCTCGGCATTATCGGACTTGGCGGTATCGGAGAAAAAATCGTTCAGCGCGCCCGGTTCGGATTCGATATGGATATTATTTACCATAACCGTTCCCGCAACCCCAAGCTGGAGGAACAGTACGGCGCGGTTTACCGCACACTGGACGAGCTGCTGGCCGAGGCGGATTTTGTGTGCCTAATGACGCCGCTGACGCCGGAGACCCGGGGGATGATCGGCGAACGCGAATTTAAGCTCATGAAGAAGACCGCTGTTTTCGTCAACGGATCAAGAGGAGCGACTGTCGATGAAGAAGCGTTGATTGAGGCGCTGCGTAGCGGAACAATCTGGGCGGCAGGTCTTGATGTATACGTGCAGGAGCCGCTTCCAGACAATCATCCGCTTATGTCGCTGGACAATGCCGTTCTGCTGCCGCACATCGGTTCGGCTACACATGAGACCCGGCTGGAAATGGCCTGGACTGCGGCGAGAAACTTGGTGGCTGGGCTTGAAGGCAAGACGCCGCCGAACTTGATTCAGGCATAA
- a CDS encoding 8-oxoguanine deaminase, which translates to MSTLLIKNARNIITMDAQRRCHPGGSLFIEGQEIKAIGTDIPYEDADTVIDAAGKIVYPGLINTHHHLYQTFTRNIPWAQDCELFDWLLTLYEIWRHMRPEDVYLSAMVGLGELLKTGCTTASDHFYCFPDAVSGELIDEEIRAAGELGIRFYPTRGSMNLGRSQGGLPPDEVTQTADVILGDTRRVIETYHDASKFAMVRVGVAPCSPFSVSEDLLRESARLARSYGVRMHTHLAETKDEEDFCLAKLGLRPLEYMEKTGWIGRDVWYAHGIHFNGDEIHRMGACGCGVAHCPSSNMKLSSGVFPVRSMLQAGVHVGLGVDGSASNDASNLLGEARQAYLLHKLTAGSAGPTAEESLWLGTVGSSRVLGWEDAIGSLEVGKAGDLFMIDSRRLEYAGALFNDTALPVVTGISQNVDMTVVGGRIVVKDGRLVRVEEERIAEAAGTAALRMVQSASRRTGVNYLKHRGRV; encoded by the coding sequence ATGAGCACACTGCTGATCAAGAATGCCCGCAACATTATCACCATGGACGCGCAGCGCCGCTGCCACCCGGGAGGGAGCCTGTTCATCGAAGGCCAGGAAATCAAAGCCATCGGGACAGATATTCCCTATGAGGATGCCGACACCGTCATTGACGCGGCGGGAAAAATCGTTTATCCCGGGTTGATCAACACCCATCACCATTTATATCAGACATTCACGAGGAACATCCCGTGGGCCCAGGACTGCGAGCTGTTCGACTGGCTGCTGACGCTGTACGAGATTTGGCGCCATATGCGGCCGGAGGATGTATATCTGAGTGCCATGGTAGGTTTGGGCGAACTGCTCAAGACCGGCTGTACGACCGCTTCCGATCACTTTTATTGTTTTCCGGACGCCGTCAGCGGTGAGTTGATTGATGAAGAAATCCGCGCCGCCGGGGAGCTCGGCATCCGGTTTTACCCGACGCGGGGCTCCATGAACCTGGGCAGATCGCAAGGGGGGCTTCCACCGGACGAGGTGACGCAGACGGCGGACGTCATTCTGGGGGACACCCGCCGGGTCATTGAAACCTATCATGACGCCTCCAAATTTGCCATGGTTCGCGTCGGCGTCGCCCCTTGCTCGCCTTTTTCGGTATCCGAGGATCTTCTGCGGGAATCCGCCCGTTTGGCGCGCAGCTACGGCGTCCGGATGCATACCCATCTGGCGGAAACGAAGGATGAGGAAGACTTTTGTCTCGCAAAGCTCGGGCTCCGTCCGCTGGAATACATGGAGAAGACGGGGTGGATCGGCCGCGATGTGTGGTATGCGCACGGCATCCATTTTAACGGCGACGAAATACACAGGATGGGCGCTTGCGGCTGCGGCGTCGCCCATTGTCCGAGCAGCAACATGAAGCTGTCGTCGGGAGTATTCCCCGTGCGAAGCATGTTGCAGGCGGGGGTTCACGTTGGACTTGGCGTGGACGGTTCGGCGTCCAACGATGCGTCCAATCTTCTTGGAGAAGCGCGTCAGGCCTACCTGCTGCACAAGCTGACCGCCGGAAGCGCGGGTCCCACGGCTGAAGAAAGCTTATGGCTAGGTACAGTCGGATCGTCGAGAGTGCTTGGGTGGGAGGATGCGATCGGCTCTTTGGAGGTCGGCAAAGCGGGTGACCTGTTCATGATCGACTCGCGCAGACTGGAATATGCCGGCGCTTTGTTTAACGATACGGCCCTGCCGGTCGTCACAGGCATCAGCCAGAACGTGGACATGACGGTCGTTGGCGGCCGAATTGTCGTGAAAGACGGACGTCTCGTGCGTGTTGAGGAAGAGAGGATTGCGGAAGCCGCGGGGACCGCGGCTCTCCGGATGGTCCAGTCGGCATCAAGACGAACCGGCGTCAATTACCTCAAGCATCGCGGACGCGTCTAG
- a CDS encoding PTS mannitol transporter subunit IICB → MATLATKQAASAGVRVRVQQFGRLLSGMVMPNIGAFIAWGLITALFIPTGWAPNAHLAKLVGPIITYLLPLLIGYTGGTMVHGKRGGVIGAVVTMGVIIGSDIPMFLGAMLVGPLAGWVLKLFDRSVDGKIKAGFEMLVNNFSLGIIGGVLSLGAYTGIGPVIQGLTNILSSGVQFLVNHHLLPLVNLIIEPAKVLFLNNAINHGILSPIAVEQATKAGKSILFMLESNPGPGLGILLAYWLAGKGSAKSSAPGAIIIHFLGGIQEIYFPYILMNPRLILAVIGGGVTGTFTFQLLGAGLSAPASPGSIFAYIAMTPKGGYLPVFAGVIAAAAVSFVLATLLLKTVKQSEEEIDLEEASAKMRDMKTAGTAAQTAAASTIAVNARSKSEVRKIVFACDAGMGSSAMGASVLRKKLQNAGVNITVVNSPVSEIPADADIVVTQKTLTDRAIASNPKAEHVSIDNFLKSPRYDELVERLK, encoded by the coding sequence ATGGCCACATTGGCAACAAAGCAAGCAGCATCCGCTGGTGTGCGGGTGAGGGTGCAGCAATTCGGCCGCCTCTTAAGCGGTATGGTTATGCCGAACATCGGCGCATTTATTGCTTGGGGCTTGATTACGGCTTTATTCATTCCGACAGGCTGGGCGCCTAACGCGCACCTCGCCAAACTGGTTGGCCCGATCATCACCTACCTGCTGCCGCTTCTGATCGGTTACACGGGCGGGACGATGGTTCACGGCAAGCGCGGCGGCGTTATCGGCGCTGTGGTCACGATGGGCGTTATCATCGGCTCGGACATCCCAATGTTTCTGGGAGCCATGCTTGTGGGTCCGCTGGCCGGCTGGGTGCTGAAATTATTCGACCGCTCGGTCGACGGCAAGATCAAAGCGGGCTTCGAAATGCTCGTCAACAACTTCTCGCTCGGCATCATCGGCGGAGTCCTTTCGCTGGGCGCGTATACCGGGATTGGACCGGTTATTCAAGGCTTAACGAACATCCTGTCCAGCGGCGTTCAATTTCTGGTGAACCACCACCTGCTCCCGCTCGTCAACCTTATCATCGAGCCGGCCAAAGTGCTGTTTCTGAACAATGCGATCAATCACGGCATCCTCAGTCCGATTGCCGTTGAGCAGGCCACCAAGGCGGGTAAATCCATCCTGTTCATGCTCGAATCCAATCCGGGCCCCGGTCTTGGCATTCTGCTGGCGTACTGGCTGGCAGGCAAAGGCTCGGCGAAATCTTCGGCTCCCGGCGCGATTATCATTCATTTCCTTGGCGGTATTCAAGAGATTTACTTCCCATACATTCTGATGAATCCGCGCCTGATTCTGGCGGTTATCGGCGGCGGTGTAACAGGCACCTTCACATTCCAGCTGCTGGGCGCGGGCTTGTCTGCTCCTGCATCCCCGGGCAGTATCTTCGCTTACATCGCAATGACTCCTAAAGGCGGTTACCTGCCGGTGTTCGCAGGGGTCATCGCGGCGGCAGCCGTTTCCTTTGTTCTCGCTACACTGCTCTTGAAAACGGTTAAGCAGAGCGAAGAGGAAATAGACCTTGAAGAAGCATCGGCAAAAATGAGAGACATGAAAACGGCTGGCACAGCCGCTCAAACAGCAGCTGCTTCCACTATAGCAGTTAATGCCCGCAGCAAGAGCGAAGTGCGGAAAATTGTCTTCGCTTGCGACGCAGGCATGGGCTCCAGCGCCATGGGTGCCTCCGTTCTGAGAAAAAAATTGCAAAATGCCGGAGTAAATATAACGGTAGTCAACTCTCCGGTCAGTGAAATTCCGGCCGATGCCGACATTGTCGTCACCCAGAAGACATTGACGGACCGGGCCATCGCAAGCAATCCGAAAGCCGAGCATGTTTCGATCGACAACTTCCTGAAGAGTCCGCGATATGACGAACTGGTTGAACGTTTGAAATAA